AAGCTCATCTAATTTATTGTAACGTCTCATATCAATCCATCTATGCCCTTCGGCATAAAGTGAATAGCGTCGTTGTCTCAAAACCTCATTAATTAGTGAAGTTGCATCGGTATCACCTGTGTACGGATCTAATCCTGCACTTTCACGAATTATATTAATTCCGTTTAATGCTTCGGCTGTATTATTACTAATATTGGCTTCAGCATATAATAAAATTAACTCCTCGTTTCTAATGATAGGAATTGAAGATTCTTGAGAGGTATATAAAAACACATCATAATTTCCTGTAAGATCATCTAAAGTGATTTCTTCATCTCGTTCCACAACTTTACTTAGCCTGTTGTCACCTGCTTCTGCATCTGTAAGGAATGATGGCTCCATAATTCTAGCCCCAGCAGTAGTTGCATTTAAAGGGAAGAACATTGGATTTGAAATATCTGTTGCACCTAGAGAAAAGGTATGATAAATTCCTGTGCTAAGATCTGAAGAGCTTAGGTTCAAGAATGATCCACTTAAGAAAGTTCTCGTCGCTCCCATATCACCCTGATATGCTGCTACTCGAGCAGAAATCGCTCGGTTTGCAGACAAAAATGATGCTGGTGTATCAAAACCACTAAACCCAGATGTAATAGAGAATGGGAAAGCACTACCTCCATTTCCAAGATTTCCTGCAGCCTCCTCAAGCATAGATCTTATGTCTGAAAGCGCCTGAGTTTTTG
This Rasiella rasia DNA region includes the following protein-coding sequences:
- a CDS encoding RagB/SusD family nutrient uptake outer membrane protein, which encodes MKKQIYKILFLLAVAGTLFSCEVEEFSDLNNPEVDAFNENLTRGDLQDLVGGVLYSSRTRLGTYYDDCGVIGREYWRFSSSDPRFTSDLLGGENAVLDNNTFYITQPWASRYRTVKNANLILGFLEAQDVSAQFTNAEVNATKGFLQTFIAYELLLNLNLTDANGIRTDVSDSDNLGPFVSKTQALSDIRSMLEEAAGNLGNGGSAFPFSITSGFSGFDTPASFLSANRAISARVAAYQGDMGATRTFLSGSFLNLSSSDLSTGIYHTFSLGATDISNPMFFPLNATTAGARIMEPSFLTDAEAGDNRLSKVVERDEEITLDDLTGNYDVFLYTSQESSIPIIRNEELILLYAEANISNNTAEALNGINIIRESAGLDPYTGDTDATSLINEVLRQRRYSLYAEGHRWIDMRRYNKLDELPLARPNDDVFSQFPIPLTEGN